A genomic window from Exiguobacterium acetylicum DSM 20416 includes:
- a CDS encoding DUF3397 domain-containing protein, whose translation MTVFIIFPLFSLIALYLVFLLLFRKHGKAVRVALDFGTFIVLYAIHVALIALTGTNYLGWIVIVVLLVFALNALWQRIRQLDVDLRQMIRHSWRIIILLALPVHFILFVLGIRQLFIS comes from the coding sequence GTGACAGTCTTCATCATTTTTCCTTTATTCAGCCTGATTGCGTTGTATCTCGTCTTTCTACTTCTATTTCGGAAACATGGGAAGGCCGTTCGAGTTGCACTCGACTTTGGAACGTTCATCGTTCTGTATGCGATTCATGTTGCATTGATTGCCTTGACCGGAACAAATTACTTAGGGTGGATCGTCATCGTCGTGTTGTTGGTATTTGCGTTGAATGCGCTCTGGCAACGAATTCGTCAACTTGACGTTGATTTGAGACAAATGATTCGCCACAGTTGGCGGATCATCATCTTGCTGGCATTACCCGTCCATTTCATACTGTTCGTACTTGGTATTCGTCAACTGTTCATCAGTTGA
- a CDS encoding ketopantoate reductase family protein, whose product MNVGIIGAGAIGLLLASYLSEEHAVTLYVRQEQDEERPIIRDGQASRLVRIRKIDRLESEDLVFVATKSYDIKSVIPFLERLTCPVMFLQNGMDHLKWKEQLPHVLFGVVEHGAMRTAPFEVQHTGNGRIRYGNQEVANLSSKQLCFEFESDMEAVLLTKLFINVVINPVTAYYGVENGSLLEMPYREEAHQLFDEMRTIFPHHDITYSEIERIMKNTSKNRSSMLRDFEYGRRTEVEPILGYALRQATTATPRLSFYYEQIKQREGPQ is encoded by the coding sequence ATGAATGTTGGAATCATTGGCGCGGGTGCCATCGGGTTGTTGCTTGCCTCTTATTTATCGGAAGAGCATGCAGTTACGCTTTATGTGCGACAGGAACAAGATGAGGAACGACCAATCATTCGTGATGGACAGGCGAGTCGTCTCGTACGGATCCGGAAGATTGATCGGCTCGAGTCAGAAGACTTGGTGTTTGTCGCGACAAAGTCGTATGATATAAAAAGTGTGATTCCATTCCTCGAACGGCTGACGTGTCCCGTCATGTTCCTGCAAAATGGAATGGATCATTTGAAATGGAAAGAGCAATTGCCGCATGTCTTATTTGGTGTCGTCGAACATGGTGCCATGCGTACTGCACCGTTTGAAGTTCAGCATACTGGAAATGGCCGCATCCGCTACGGCAATCAAGAGGTAGCGAACTTGTCGTCAAAGCAACTGTGCTTTGAATTCGAGTCAGATATGGAAGCCGTTTTATTGACGAAGCTATTCATCAACGTCGTCATTAATCCAGTGACGGCTTATTACGGTGTTGAGAATGGATCCTTGTTAGAGATGCCTTATCGAGAAGAAGCCCATCAATTATTTGACGAAATGCGGACGATTTTCCCGCACCATGACATTACTTATTCCGAGATCGAGCGGATCATGAAGAATACGAGCAAAAATCGTTCTTCCATGTTACGAGATTTTGAGTATGGACGACGAACGGAAGTAGAACCGATACTTGGATACGCATTACGTCAGGCGACGACTGCGACGCCACGTTTATCTTTTTATTATGAACAGATCAAACAGAGGGAGGGTCCGCAGTGA
- the rpmF gene encoding 50S ribosomal protein L32 codes for MAVPFRRTSKTRKRLRRTHFKLRVPGMVECPNCGEMKLSHRVCKACGSYKGKEIVSK; via the coding sequence ATGGCAGTACCATTCCGCAGAACGTCGAAAACACGCAAACGTCTTCGCCGTACTCATTTCAAACTCCGTGTACCAGGTATGGTCGAGTGCCCAAACTGTGGTGAAATGAAACTTTCACACCGCGTTTGTAAAGCATGTGGCTCGTACAAAGGTAAAGAAATCGTCAGCAAATAA
- a CDS encoding YceD family protein codes for MKWSLMQLNKLRNLGQLQVNETIELNELVALHPDIRAVQPVHVRANASFTSNQLIFNLRITGEMTLPDARTLSDVAYPFEIESIEPFLLEVDAVSNEADDINVPIGNTVDLRPLVQELILLHVPVQVHGDDEENQLVEGEGWTILSEEDPEETEPKIDPRLAGLAQFFKKDQDS; via the coding sequence ATGAAATGGTCCCTGATGCAATTGAATAAATTGCGCAATCTGGGTCAACTTCAGGTTAACGAGACGATCGAGCTCAATGAGCTAGTCGCCCTCCATCCGGATATCCGGGCGGTGCAACCTGTGCACGTTCGTGCAAATGCATCGTTTACATCGAATCAATTAATATTCAATCTTCGGATCACTGGCGAAATGACGCTTCCGGATGCCCGGACGCTAAGTGACGTCGCTTATCCATTCGAGATTGAATCCATCGAGCCATTCCTGCTCGAGGTCGATGCTGTTTCGAACGAAGCAGATGACATCAACGTACCGATCGGGAATACGGTCGATCTTCGACCGCTCGTGCAAGAATTGATTTTACTTCATGTGCCAGTGCAAGTGCATGGGGATGATGAAGAGAATCAGTTGGTTGAGGGGGAAGGCTGGACGATTCTTTCTGAAGAAGATCCAGAGGAAACCGAACCAAAAATCGATCCGCGACTCGCGGGTCTCGCTCAGTTCTTTAAAAAAGATCAGGATTCCTGA
- a CDS encoding nucleotidyltransferase family protein produces MRMTAIISEYNPFHNGHYYQATTARRETDADVIVAIMSGTFMQRGEPAFTDKWTRAQAAVASGAIDLVLELPFYFAVQRADRFALGGVTIAETIGCQSLSFGSECGDIEPFLHASAEQIEETLAYKQALHDGLASGLSSAHAASLAFKSVSGTLDLTQPNNTLGYYYARAANTLSLHTTKRIGSGYHDLSTGDIMSATAIRAHHQTHGQLLALPEQTEDVLANASFANFSHYYPWIRQRLLTTPVPELIRIAGINASLAPRLIEGAKQATTFDTFLNYVKTRRYTRTSLQRALIYLLTSTTAEEVARIDYDHIDFVRPLAFSERGRQALKTIKTRTTVFSTFTSHPWLTKESQVTAAYALPLARYDALLEHRRFPYFAGSSSK; encoded by the coding sequence ATGAGGATGACAGCTATCATTTCAGAGTACAATCCGTTTCATAACGGACACTATTATCAAGCGACGACAGCACGACGGGAAACGGATGCCGACGTCATCGTCGCCATCATGAGCGGAACGTTCATGCAGCGTGGTGAACCCGCCTTTACAGACAAATGGACACGTGCTCAGGCAGCGGTCGCGAGCGGTGCCATCGATCTCGTTCTTGAACTCCCCTTCTATTTTGCTGTCCAGCGTGCTGATCGTTTTGCACTCGGTGGTGTGACGATTGCCGAGACGATCGGCTGTCAATCGCTTTCGTTCGGAAGCGAGTGTGGAGACATCGAACCTTTTCTGCATGCGTCAGCGGAACAGATCGAAGAGACACTTGCTTACAAGCAAGCGTTACACGATGGTTTGGCATCTGGTCTCTCTTCTGCTCACGCCGCTAGTCTAGCATTCAAGAGCGTCTCAGGAACGCTTGATTTGACACAACCGAACAATACGCTTGGCTATTATTACGCTCGCGCCGCAAATACCCTATCGCTTCACACGACGAAACGGATTGGAAGTGGCTACCACGACTTATCAACCGGAGACATCATGAGCGCCACCGCGATACGCGCCCATCATCAAACGCACGGTCAGCTGCTCGCACTTCCTGAACAAACCGAAGACGTCTTAGCAAACGCCTCTTTCGCCAACTTTTCGCACTATTATCCGTGGATTCGACAACGTCTACTGACAACCCCAGTACCCGAGTTGATACGAATCGCTGGGATCAACGCTTCGTTAGCGCCACGACTCATCGAAGGGGCGAAACAAGCAACGACGTTCGATACCTTTCTGAATTACGTCAAAACACGCCGTTATACGCGGACGAGCCTGCAACGTGCCCTGATCTATCTGTTGACCTCAACGACAGCAGAGGAGGTCGCACGGATTGATTACGACCATATTGATTTTGTTCGTCCCCTCGCCTTTTCAGAACGAGGACGACAAGCACTCAAAACCATCAAAACGCGGACTACCGTCTTCAGTACCTTTACGAGTCATCCTTGGCTAACGAAAGAAAGCCAAGTGACAGCTGCATATGCACTGCCCTTGGCTCGCTACGACGCGTTGCTCGAACACCGTCGTTTCCCTTATTTTGCTGGAAGTTCTTCTAAATAA
- a CDS encoding SepM family pheromone-processing serine protease, with protein sequence MKAWKPALAAIVAALIVFFVPLPYFISYPGDATSTEDLIEVSGGDKEPGDLMMLTIAQRRATPYFLIESLFLPFSETSSVSDYLYDGESDAQYETRQKLYMEEAQHNATIEAYELADQKVDVDFEGIYVSGVIPGGPAEGKLKAGDRITSIDGKPITSFEGFMKTIQAKKAKTAVPIQFTRKSEDKKTTIRVDQLSKEVKRVGLGIYEPLPISNVTTDPDIAFQVEDVGGPSAGMMFTLEIYDQLTPGDLAKGHKIAGTGTIEEGGKVGPIGGAWQKVVAADEAEAEIMFVPAGENYIEAKPSIKKLGTNMKLVPIKTVEDAIDYLEELPAK encoded by the coding sequence ATGAAAGCTTGGAAACCCGCCTTAGCAGCTATCGTTGCTGCCTTGATCGTATTTTTCGTACCACTTCCTTATTTCATCTCTTATCCAGGTGATGCGACGTCGACAGAAGATTTGATCGAAGTATCTGGAGGCGACAAGGAACCGGGAGATTTGATGATGCTGACGATCGCACAACGTCGGGCCACGCCTTACTTTCTCATTGAAAGCTTATTTCTACCGTTCTCCGAAACATCGAGTGTAAGTGATTATCTGTACGACGGCGAGTCGGACGCGCAGTATGAAACGCGTCAGAAGCTGTATATGGAAGAAGCGCAACATAACGCAACGATCGAAGCGTATGAATTGGCGGATCAAAAGGTCGATGTCGATTTCGAAGGGATTTACGTCTCTGGGGTCATTCCCGGTGGTCCAGCTGAGGGGAAACTGAAAGCAGGGGATCGCATTACAAGTATTGACGGAAAACCGATTACGTCATTCGAAGGTTTCATGAAGACGATTCAAGCAAAAAAAGCAAAAACAGCTGTTCCGATTCAGTTCACGCGTAAATCGGAAGACAAGAAGACGACGATTCGAGTGGATCAGTTATCCAAAGAGGTTAAGCGCGTCGGGCTCGGCATTTACGAACCGCTTCCGATCTCAAACGTGACGACGGATCCTGATATTGCGTTTCAGGTCGAAGACGTCGGAGGACCTTCTGCTGGGATGATGTTCACCCTTGAAATCTATGACCAATTGACGCCGGGAGATTTGGCGAAAGGGCATAAAATCGCCGGCACAGGAACGATTGAAGAAGGCGGCAAGGTAGGACCGATTGGTGGAGCGTGGCAAAAGGTGGTCGCTGCAGACGAGGCAGAAGCAGAAATCATGTTCGTACCAGCAGGAGAGAACTACATAGAAGCAAAACCATCCATCAAAAAACTCGGAACGAACATGAAGCTCGTTCCGATCAAGACAGTCGAAGATGCGATTGATTATTTAGAAGAACTTCCAGCAAAATAA
- the coaD gene encoding pantetheine-phosphate adenylyltransferase — protein MKRIAICPGSFDPITNGHLDIIERAVPIFDEIIVAVLNNSSKQPLFSVQERMELIADVTSHLPQIKVDSFNGLLVDYAAEVGATAIVRGLRAVSDFEYEMQVASINKKMNDQIETLFMMTNNQYSFLSSSIVKEAAKYGASVADLVPPSVEEALRQKYTKGEL, from the coding sequence ATGAAACGAATCGCCATTTGCCCAGGTAGCTTTGATCCGATCACGAACGGACATTTAGACATCATCGAGCGTGCCGTTCCGATTTTTGATGAGATCATCGTTGCCGTACTGAATAATTCTTCGAAGCAACCACTCTTTTCTGTCCAGGAACGGATGGAGTTGATTGCCGATGTGACGTCGCACCTACCTCAAATCAAGGTGGATTCCTTTAATGGTCTACTTGTCGATTATGCGGCGGAAGTCGGTGCAACCGCGATTGTCCGCGGTCTACGAGCAGTTTCGGATTTTGAATACGAAATGCAAGTCGCTTCCATCAACAAGAAGATGAACGATCAAATCGAGACACTGTTCATGATGACGAATAATCAGTATTCCTTCTTGAGTTCTTCGATCGTTAAGGAGGCTGCCAAATATGGTGCTTCCGTTGCCGATCTCGTACCGCCTTCCGTCGAAGAGGCGCTACGTCAGAAATATACGAAAGGAGAACTGTGA
- the rsmD gene encoding 16S rRNA (guanine(966)-N(2))-methyltransferase RsmD, which yields MKEMRVISGERKGTRLKAVPGDQTRPTTDKVKESLFNVIGPYFNGGRALDLFAGSGGLGIESLSRGCDEAVFVDQHHKAVQTIQDNLRTTHYTDQARVLKKDVAIALAELASEEPFKLIYLDPPYAKERLTEHVTYIEQHDMLTDNGVIVCEHDSAVELPDRIGRLEVVRRLRYSAVISITLYEFMEAEEDHE from the coding sequence ATGAAGGAAATGCGAGTCATTTCAGGGGAACGGAAAGGTACACGATTAAAAGCAGTACCAGGGGATCAGACACGACCGACTACGGATAAGGTAAAAGAATCTTTATTCAACGTCATCGGTCCTTATTTCAATGGAGGACGGGCGCTGGATCTGTTTGCGGGGAGCGGTGGTCTTGGGATTGAATCTCTGTCAAGAGGATGCGATGAGGCAGTGTTCGTCGACCAACACCATAAAGCGGTCCAAACGATCCAAGATAACTTACGAACGACGCACTATACGGACCAAGCACGTGTTTTGAAAAAAGATGTAGCGATCGCTTTAGCGGAACTCGCATCTGAAGAGCCGTTTAAATTGATTTATTTAGACCCTCCTTATGCAAAAGAGCGATTGACGGAACATGTCACATACATAGAGCAACATGATATGCTGACGGACAACGGTGTCATCGTCTGTGAACATGACTCTGCTGTTGAATTACCGGACCGGATCGGACGGCTAGAAGTCGTGCGTCGACTTCGTTATTCTGCTGTCATCTCGATCACATTGTACGAATTCATGGAAGCGGAGGAAGACCACGAATGA
- a CDS encoding YlbG family protein, producing MIKERVGLIVYVNAMKASRQLRRYGNVYFTSKRERYVHLYVDLDQHEQVMEVISTLPFVESIKRSERPFITETFANKKGKMPEEA from the coding sequence GTGATCAAGGAACGAGTGGGACTCATCGTCTATGTCAATGCGATGAAAGCATCCCGTCAATTACGCCGTTACGGGAACGTCTACTTTACGTCTAAACGTGAACGATACGTTCATCTATATGTCGATTTAGATCAACATGAACAGGTGATGGAAGTCATTTCGACTCTCCCGTTCGTCGAATCGATCAAACGTTCAGAACGACCGTTCATCACGGAGACGTTCGCGAACAAAAAAGGTAAAATGCCAGAAGAAGCATAA
- a CDS encoding YlbF family regulator, translated as MIYTDKTIDLINAAEDLIRSLAQSETGQAYRCAKQAQQESVEAQAVIRDFHQVKEDYELVQRFGRYHPDYQTITKKVHEVKRRLDLQEEVAQFKKAEKQLETLLGQISLKLAGEVSPQIKVPTGNPFFDQGCAGGCSTGGSCSCSG; from the coding sequence GTGATATATACCGATAAGACGATTGACCTCATCAACGCAGCGGAAGACCTCATTCGATCTCTCGCTCAAAGTGAAACGGGGCAAGCATATAGATGTGCGAAACAAGCACAGCAAGAGTCAGTAGAGGCACAGGCTGTCATTCGCGATTTTCATCAAGTCAAGGAGGACTACGAACTCGTACAGCGATTCGGACGGTACCATCCTGACTATCAGACGATCACGAAAAAGGTCCACGAAGTCAAACGGCGACTTGATTTACAAGAGGAAGTCGCGCAGTTTAAAAAGGCGGAAAAACAACTCGAAACGTTACTCGGACAAATCAGTCTGAAGCTCGCTGGGGAAGTATCACCGCAAATTAAAGTACCGACGGGAAATCCTTTCTTCGATCAAGGATGCGCTGGAGGTTGTTCGACCGGTGGCAGCTGTAGCTGTAGCGGATAA
- a CDS encoding ATP-grasp domain-containing protein, which produces MQLLSFNMFRTIGIKTEHAKSDYHFDSLKKIEQADVVLFPEYWQIHSIIYGMKKPIFPSAATFHLGHDKIEMTRIFQTVIPDNIPRTGIYGKNEFTVERVLREFSFPFVAKTVRSSMGQGVHLIKNEMDWKKYTDTHETFYIQEYIPNEKDLRVVVVGDQVLAAYWRVGGAQFLNNVAQGGVLDFDDVPQGAIDFVLALAKQLDIDHAGFDLIIRDGQWYVLEFNVFFGGEGLNHLGIHAPDTILEYVERKYGSS; this is translated from the coding sequence ATGCAACTGCTCTCTTTTAATATGTTCCGGACGATTGGAATCAAGACGGAACATGCCAAGTCAGATTATCACTTTGATTCCTTAAAAAAAATCGAACAGGCGGATGTCGTCCTGTTCCCGGAATACTGGCAAATCCACTCGATCATCTACGGAATGAAAAAACCGATTTTCCCGTCGGCTGCTACGTTCCACTTAGGTCATGACAAGATTGAGATGACGCGGATTTTTCAAACCGTCATTCCGGATAACATCCCTCGGACCGGCATCTACGGAAAAAATGAATTCACTGTCGAACGTGTCTTACGAGAATTTTCGTTTCCGTTCGTTGCTAAGACAGTTCGTAGCTCAATGGGACAAGGTGTCCATCTCATCAAAAATGAAATGGACTGGAAGAAATACACGGATACACACGAGACGTTCTACATTCAGGAGTACATTCCGAATGAGAAAGACTTACGTGTCGTCGTCGTCGGCGATCAAGTCCTTGCTGCGTACTGGCGCGTCGGTGGTGCTCAATTCTTAAATAACGTCGCTCAAGGTGGTGTCCTTGATTTTGATGATGTGCCACAAGGAGCAATCGACTTCGTGCTCGCTCTAGCGAAACAGCTCGATATCGATCACGCTGGTTTTGATCTCATCATCCGTGACGGACAGTGGTACGTTCTTGAGTTCAATGTTTTCTTCGGTGGAGAAGGACTCAATCATCTTGGTATCCACGCACCGGATACGATTCTTGAATATGTCGAACGAAAATATGGAAGTTCATGA
- a CDS encoding YugN family protein, with protein sequence MKFEQYGIEGKELKFGLLETIMEHHRFVREGQWDYERAMYDMKYEKQSTGEVFYLRVPVYAIQGEIEDRHAVVRMMTPLLGKHYYPHGVEYDETFPPEIVKDCERRLAALLETLEK encoded by the coding sequence ATGAAGTTTGAACAATATGGTATCGAAGGCAAGGAACTGAAGTTCGGTCTTCTCGAAACAATCATGGAACATCACCGCTTCGTTCGTGAAGGACAGTGGGATTATGAACGCGCGATGTACGACATGAAGTACGAAAAACAATCAACAGGTGAAGTATTCTACCTGCGTGTTCCTGTCTATGCGATCCAAGGCGAGATTGAAGATCGCCATGCTGTCGTTCGTATGATGACACCACTTCTCGGTAAACACTACTATCCACACGGTGTCGAGTATGATGAGACGTTCCCTCCAGAAATCGTCAAAGACTGCGAACGTCGTTTAGCAGCATTGCTCGAAACACTCGAAAAATAA
- a CDS encoding SCO family protein: MKKNSYLTVAAVVLILVAAAGGYYYFFMKEKLPVIAEPTPFELTNAVDGKSFNSEDGKVKVLTFFYSNCPDICPLTLNDYRKLEKKLRSEELYGSDVELVAVTVDPKVDTPTVLKKYASNFEADAKGWKVLTGDPVVIDRLTRQLNFYYSKAESGLVTHGTQMFILDRENKVRAISSMAKTPDEPVDLEEVMSSVTQLAKE; this comes from the coding sequence TTGAAAAAGAATAGTTACTTGACGGTCGCTGCCGTCGTCCTCATCTTAGTTGCGGCAGCCGGGGGATATTATTATTTCTTCATGAAAGAAAAGTTACCTGTCATCGCTGAACCGACGCCATTTGAATTAACGAATGCTGTAGACGGAAAATCATTCAATTCGGAAGATGGAAAAGTCAAAGTATTGACGTTCTTCTACTCGAACTGTCCTGATATCTGTCCGTTGACATTAAATGATTACCGTAAGCTTGAGAAGAAGCTTCGGAGTGAAGAATTGTATGGAAGTGACGTCGAACTCGTCGCAGTGACAGTTGATCCAAAAGTCGATACACCAACAGTCTTGAAGAAGTATGCTTCGAACTTTGAAGCAGATGCTAAGGGCTGGAAAGTATTGACGGGAGATCCAGTCGTCATCGATCGTCTGACTCGTCAGTTGAACTTCTATTACTCAAAGGCCGAGAGTGGCTTAGTGACACACGGAACACAAATGTTCATTTTGGACCGTGAGAATAAAGTACGGGCGATTTCGTCTATGGCGAAGACACCGGATGAACCGGTCGACTTAGAAGAGGTCATGTCTTCGGTCACACAATTAGCAAAGGAGTGA
- a CDS encoding DUF420 domain-containing protein produces MSYLPLICVSLIVISAIFVAIGWFLIAQTRRNMKAHQTVMTIAAALALLFFIMYALRTILLGNTAFGGPESVKAYYTGFLIFHILLATSGGVLGLMALYHAYKKNFARHRKIGPVASIVWFLTAITGVIVYCLLYVVYDPGETTNVFRAIWSH; encoded by the coding sequence ATGAGTTATTTGCCGTTGATTTGTGTGTCGCTGATTGTCATCAGTGCGATTTTCGTAGCGATTGGCTGGTTTTTGATCGCCCAAACGCGTCGTAACATGAAAGCTCACCAAACCGTGATGACGATTGCAGCTGCACTCGCTTTATTATTCTTCATCATGTATGCCTTGCGGACGATTCTGCTTGGTAACACAGCCTTTGGCGGTCCGGAATCCGTCAAAGCCTATTACACAGGATTCTTGATCTTCCACATCCTTCTTGCGACATCTGGTGGGGTGCTCGGTTTGATGGCACTCTATCATGCGTATAAGAAGAACTTTGCACGTCACCGTAAAATCGGACCGGTTGCCTCGATCGTTTGGTTTTTGACAGCCATTACCGGTGTGATCGTGTACTGCTTATTATATGTCGTCTACGATCCAGGTGAGACGACGAACGTATTCCGGGCGATCTGGAGTCATTAA
- the ctaG gene encoding cytochrome c oxidase assembly factor CtaG, which translates to MLGNLRGALSQFDWTVLWSPYYALILVGLYILYAVVTEKLRRPDEPETTLGQKFSMLAALIVFYIGFGSPLDLLAHITFSAHMLQMVFVYMVAPPLLLIAIPEWLYKRLFDAPYLGRILRFFIKPLIALVVFNALFTFYHMPFIFDYVLTNYTVHRLFHGTLIFLSMTMWYPIIAPVNEADSLSDLKKMVYIVANGVLLTPACAFMIFSQSFQYQAYQDPATFAKVLAYCMPNNDLSGLNLERLLGTTDDLLEDQRFGGVLMKLGQELVYGLFFGLTFFTWVRRSKSTAVDEGMSFTPKAD; encoded by the coding sequence ATGTTAGGCAATTTAAGGGGAGCACTTTCGCAATTCGACTGGACTGTCTTATGGAGTCCGTATTATGCGTTGATACTCGTTGGATTGTATATCCTATATGCTGTCGTGACAGAAAAGTTGCGTCGTCCGGATGAGCCGGAAACAACGCTTGGGCAAAAGTTTTCGATGCTCGCAGCATTGATCGTTTTTTACATCGGTTTTGGAAGTCCGTTAGACCTGCTAGCGCATATCACGTTCTCAGCACACATGCTGCAGATGGTATTCGTCTATATGGTCGCACCGCCGCTCTTGTTGATTGCGATACCAGAGTGGCTTTATAAGCGCTTGTTCGATGCACCGTATCTTGGGAGGATTCTTCGCTTCTTCATCAAGCCGCTGATTGCACTTGTCGTCTTTAATGCCTTGTTTACGTTCTATCACATGCCATTTATTTTTGATTATGTCTTAACGAACTATACCGTTCACCGTCTGTTCCATGGAACATTGATTTTCTTGAGTATGACGATGTGGTATCCGATCATTGCACCGGTCAATGAGGCGGACAGCCTTTCTGACCTAAAGAAGATGGTGTACATCGTAGCGAATGGTGTGTTGTTGACACCAGCCTGTGCCTTCATGATCTTCAGTCAAAGTTTTCAGTATCAAGCGTATCAGGATCCGGCGACGTTCGCGAAAGTACTCGCTTACTGTATGCCGAACAATGATTTGAGCGGCTTGAACCTGGAACGATTGCTCGGAACGACAGATGACTTATTAGAGGACCAACGCTTTGGTGGTGTCCTCATGAAGCTCGGTCAAGAACTCGTGTATGGTTTATTCTTCGGATTAACCTTCTTTACATGGGTGCGCCGTTCAAAAAGTACTGCCGTGGATGAAGGCATGTCCTTCACACCAAAAGCGGATTAA
- a CDS encoding cytochrome C oxidase subunit IV family protein, producing the protein MEKHEPQLTRNQIELEMKAERGRETQLQLISFALMIFLTLIAFGAVMADLMPHWAAGGFLIIMAIVQVYLQLYMFMHMNNKGNTWIKVMMGLGIFVALTIVATLRLLIW; encoded by the coding sequence ATGGAAAAACACGAACCGCAACTTACGCGCAATCAAATCGAGCTTGAGATGAAAGCAGAACGTGGTCGTGAGACACAACTGCAGCTCATCAGTTTCGCACTCATGATTTTCTTGACGCTCATCGCTTTCGGTGCTGTCATGGCTGATCTCATGCCGCACTGGGCAGCCGGTGGTTTCTTGATCATCATGGCAATCGTTCAGGTTTACCTTCAGCTTTACATGTTCATGCATATGAACAACAAAGGCAACACATGGATCAAAGTCATGATGGGTCTTGGCATTTTCGTCGCCTTGACGATCGTTGCGACACTCCGTCTGTTGATCTGGTAA
- a CDS encoding cytochrome (ubi)quinol oxidase subunit III gives MGHHSVPNNPITGIPDHVEKATLEGKNKYVAFWFFLGGETTLFASLFGTYIGLHNSGAKEGLRSYDIFEMGLVFIMTMLLLTSSLTSVLAMMAMKRNDVKKMKMWLIITLVLGLAFLAGEIYEFNHYYHIGHTFTSSAFGSAFYTLVGFHGAHVLFGLLWISTLLIRNWNRGITVVNAPKYYVSSLYWHFIDVVWVFIFSVVYLMGMVK, from the coding sequence ATGGGTCATCATTCAGTACCGAATAACCCGATCACGGGTATTCCGGATCATGTTGAAAAAGCAACACTTGAGGGTAAGAATAAATATGTAGCCTTCTGGTTCTTCCTTGGAGGAGAGACGACTTTGTTCGCCTCTCTCTTCGGAACATACATCGGACTTCATAACTCCGGTGCAAAAGAAGGATTACGCAGTTATGACATCTTTGAAATGGGTCTCGTCTTCATCATGACGATGCTTCTTCTCACAAGTTCATTAACAAGTGTTCTTGCGATGATGGCGATGAAACGTAATGATGTGAAGAAGATGAAAATGTGGTTGATTATCACACTTGTTCTTGGACTAGCATTCTTAGCGGGTGAGATCTATGAGTTCAATCACTACTACCACATCGGTCATACGTTCACGTCGAGTGCATTTGGTTCTGCCTTCTATACACTCGTCGGGTTCCACGGTGCGCACGTCTTGTTCGGTCTTCTCTGGATCTCGACATTGCTCATCCGGAACTGGAACCGTGGCATCACGGTCGTGAATGCGCCGAAGTACTATGTTTCAAGTCTTTACTGGCACTTCATTGACGTCGTCTGGGTCTTTATCTTCTCAGTCGTCTACCTCATGGGGATGGTGAAATAA